One part of the Salmo salar chromosome ssa10, Ssal_v3.1, whole genome shotgun sequence genome encodes these proteins:
- the znf609a gene encoding zinc finger protein 609a isoform X2: MESLVSTPSPPPLHLLAPVGNRNESIASPCEQIMVRTRSVASNTTDVALATDPECLGPCEPGTSVNLEGIVWQETEDGMLVVNVTWRNKTYVGTLLDCTRHDWAPPRFCESPTSDLEMRNGRGRGKRMRPIGNTPVNENSNSSDNKGSGTSKTRAANNSSKSRRGSQTSSERRTPPNSNTEDVKASSSSANKRKNKPASDMEPNSSSEDTKGSKRMRTNSNSGPRGVPHLPHTVLPSIPTIKAEPLPPPQLDRNCPSPVLIDCPHPNCNKKYKHINGLKYHQARAHNDDDMKLDMDGDSEYGEDSTLHPDPGSCNGASISQKGCLSPARSVTPKGRGFEAQTPSPSSGKFGSKQSKKKPCEADPEAGGMAIDGCEDGPCLTDEASNDGMDDKKDRAKKTGSGSKVDKLAQKGMKSARPIATAIPPQQLYSLQTAGGFPAASPGSTPALGSVVQSIPKSPQLKAIQPKPSVPGDPSSVNPALSSSKDKKKKDKKKKEPGKEGDSPKGLGKGKPEEGKSPYSESSDPGSKGDGLLNGSSDPHQSRLASIKAEADKIYSFTDNAPSPSIGVASRIEAGGMAQPLTPLHVVTQNGADNSSVKTNSPAYSDISDAGEDGEGRVEGAKGIKSEEQAIREGAKKALFPAQTPSKESPYYPGYETYYSPNYANPNPSPGVSVTGATLQEGAQVKVKKEEQEEPGDEDRKVKQELQEDRKPEMGASGPGQQQQASVIQQRSNMYMQPLYYNQYAYVPPYAYHPDQAYHNHLMNTNPAYRQQYDERQRQAAAEQHRAAEKKSDAAGKDRDREGSSGKELSEEWKQKASVPPTLSKAPSLTDLGKGGPPQGKLSKDPLSSLEQAKSSVIMPKGEDAKAPAQQAEGLKMKLSEGGHHGKREELKAGMESGRPSAMEQGMWYRQEPDSRLWPYVYPSKYPEAQKPQDEERWKEERDRERERDRDRADRERDRDRDNRDRERDRDRDRKGKEGRDERARSKDTTPKEESKEGAEPRSSLAASEEHRGMVKDPRATAAHMQFSSPLAQHQGYIPYMHGAYGYGQGYDPSHPGYRGMPSVMMQNYPGSYFSFSPYGSKMGPGEEGGEKASRASPTVSGKSASEAKALDILHQHASQYKSKSPTVGDKTPLHERERERAASERDRDMDRPRSSPSQRILPSHHHLGYPLLSGQYDLSYATGLSSSAIVASQQASAPSMYPPARR; the protein is encoded by the exons gtATGCTGGTGGTAAATGTGACCTGGAGAAACAAGACCTATGTGGGAACCCTCCTTGACTGCACAAGGCACGACTGGGCCCCGCCAAG GTTCTGTGAGTCCCCCACCAGCGACTTGGAGATGAGGAACGGCCGGGGCCGGGGGAAGAGGATGAGGCCTATCGGTAACACACCTGTCAACGAGAACAGCAACTCCTCAGACAACAAGGGCAGTGGCACCAGCAAGACGCGCGCTGCCAATAACAGCAGCAAGAGCCGGCGGGGCAGCCAGACGTCGTCGGAGCGTCGCACACCGCCCAACAGCAACACAGAGGATGTCAAGGCCAGCTCGTCGTCGGCCAACAAGCGCAAGAACAAGCCCGCCTCGGACATGGAGCCAAACTCCAGCTCTGAGGACACCAAGGGCAGCAAGCGCATGCGCACCAACTCCAACAGCGGCCCCAGAGGAGTGCCCCACCTGCCCCACACCGTCCTCCCCAGCATTCCCACCATTAAGGCAGAGCCCCTTCCCCCGCCGCAACTCGACCGCAATTGCCCTTCGCCGGTGCTCATCGACTGCCCGCACCCCAACTGCAACAAGAAATACAAGCACATCAATGGCCTCAAGTACCACCAGGCCCGCGCCCACAACGACGATGACATGAAGTTGGACATGGATGGGGACAGTGAGTACGGAGAGGACTCCACTCTTCACCCCGATCCGGGCAGCTGCAACGGTGCCTCCATCTCTCAGAAGGGCTGCTTGTCCCCGGCCCGCTCAGTCACACCCAAGGGCAGGGGCTTCGAGGCCCAGACTCCATCGCCCTCCTCTGGGAAGTTTGGCTCCAAGCAGAGTAAAAAGAAGCCCTGCGAGGCCGACCCGGAGGCAGGTGGCATGGCTATAGACGGCTGCGAAGACGGGCCCTGCCTTACAGATGAGGCCAGCAATGATGGCATGGACGACAAGAAAGACAGGGCCAAGAAGACTGGTAGCGGCTCCAAGGTGGACAAGCTGGCCCAGAAGGGCATGAAGTCAGCGCGGCCCATCGCCACTGCCATACCACCTCAGCAGCTGTACTCCCTACAGACGGCCGGCGGCTTCCCTGCAGCCAGCCCCGGCTCCACCCCTGCCTTGGGCTCAGTGGTTCAGTCCATTCCCAAGAGCCCGCAGCTGAAAGCCATCCAGCCCAAGCCCTCGGTCCCAGGAGACCCCTCGTCTGTGAACCCAGCTCTGAGCAGCTCAAAGGACAAGAAGAAGAAAGACAAGAAGAAGAAAGAGCCGGGAAAGGAGGGAGACAGCCCCAAAGGGCTAGGGAAAGGGAAGCCGGAAGAAGGCAAGAGCCCATACTCTGAATCCTCAGACCCGGGGAGCAAAGGTGATGGACTCCTGAACGGCTCATCGGACCCCCACCAGAGCCGGCTGGCCAGCATCAAGGCAGAGGCGGACAAGATCTACAGCTTCACCGACAACGCCCCCAGTCCATCCATCGGTGTGGCCAGCAGGATAGAGGCTGGAGGCATGGCCcaacccctcacccctctccacgTGGTCACGCAGAACGGAGCCGACAATTCCTCAGTGAAGACCAACAGCCCAGCCTACTCGGACATCTCAGACGCGGGCGAGGACGGCGAAGGTCGGGTGGAGGGCGCCAAGGGCATCAAGTCCGAGGAGCAGGCTATCCGAGAGGGGGCCAAGAAGGCCCTGTTCCCCGCCCAAACGCCCAGCAAGGAGTCCCCCTACTACCCTGGCTACGAGACTTACTACTCCCCGAACTACgccaaccccaaccccagcccagGGGTGTCGGTCACGGGGGCCACACTGCAGGAAGGGGCCCAGGTCAAGGTAAagaaagaggagcaggaggagccagGCGATGAGGACCGTAAGGTCAAGCAGGAGCTGCAGGAGGACCGTAAGCCCGAGATGGGTGCCTCTGGACCGGGGCAACAGCAACAGGCCTCAGTCATCCAGCAGCGCTCCAACATGTACATGCAGCCTCTCTACTACAACCAGTATGCCTACGTTCCCCCGTACGCCTACCACCCGGACCAGGCCTACCACAACCACCTGATGAACACCAACCCAGCCTACCGGCAGCAGTACGACGAGAGACAGCGGCAGGCAGCAGCCGAGCAGCACCGCGCCGCCGAGAAGAAATCGGACGCTGCTGGAAAGGACAGGGATCGAGAGGGCTCCTCGGGGAAGGAGCTGAGTGAGGAATGGAAGCAGAAGGCTTCGGTGCCCCCCACCCTCTCCAAGGCCCCCAGTCTCACAGATTTGGGAAAAGGAGGGCCACCCCAGGGCAAGCTGTCCAAAGATCCCTTGTCTTCCTTGGAGCAGGCCAAGTCATCGGTCATCATGCCCAAGGGTGAGGATGCCAAGGCGCCGGCCCAGCAGGCCGAGGGGCTGAAGATGAAGCTGAGCGAGGGAGGGCACCATGGGAAGAGGGAGGAGCTCAAGGCGGGCATGGAGTCGGGCAGGCCCTCGGCCATGGAGCAGGGCATGTGGTACAGACAG GAGCCTGACTCGCGGCTGTGGCCTTACGTTTACCCCAGCAAGTACCCTGAGGCCCAGAAACCACAGGACGAGGAGCGGTGGAAAGAGGAACGCGACAGGGAACGGGAAAGAGACCGAGATCGAGCAGAtcgagagagggacagggaccgAGACAACCGAGACAGGGAACGGGACCGAGACAGAGACCGAAAGGGCAAGGAGGGCAGGGATGAGAGGGCTCGGTCCAAAGACACCACCCCCAAGGAGGAGAGCAAAGAGGGGGCTGAGCCCCGGTCGTCGTTGGCGGCCTCTGAGGAGCACCGGGGGATGGTGAAGGACCCGAGGGCCACTGCTGCCCACATGCAGTTCTCCTCTCCCCTGGCCCAGCACCAGGGCTACATTCCCTACATGCACGGAGCCTACGGCTACGGCCAGGGCTATGACCCCAGCCACCCGGGCTACCGCGGGATGCCCTCGGTCATGATGCAGAACTACCCTG GTTCctacttctccttctctccctacgGCAGTAAAATGGGGCCAGGCGAAGAGGGCGGCGAGAAGGCGTCACGCGCCAGCCCCACGGTCAGCGGCAAGTCCGCCTCGGAGGCCAAGGCCCTGGACATCCTTCACCAGCACGCCAGCCAGTACAAGAGCAAGTCGCCGACAGTCGGCGACAAGACCCCCTTGCACGAACGGGAACGGGAGCGCGCCGCTTCCGAACGAGACCGAGACATGGACCGGCCGCGCTCCTCGCCCTCGCAGCGCATCCTGCCTTCCCATCACCACCTGGGCTACCCGCTTCTCTCGGGGCAGTACGACCTGTCCTATGCCACAG GTCTCTCCTcatcagccattgttgccagtcAGCAAGCCTCCGCCCCCTCCATGTACCCCCCTGCACGGAGGTGA